The Candidatus Polarisedimenticolaceae bacterium sequence CAATCTCGCGGGGAAAGATCTCGTCGCGGTGGGAACGACGAAGAGCGCCAACCGGTGGGGCGTCTCCGATCTCGCCGGCAACGTGCGCGAGTGGGTCTCGAACCCATCGGGCACCGGGAACGATCGCTTCATCCTCGGCGGAGGGTGGAACGATCCCGACTACGCGTTCGCCGACGCGTTCGCGCAGCCGGCGTGGGACCGCGCGCCGACCGACGGCTTCCGCTGCATCAAGCTCATCGAGCCCGAGCCGAACCTCGCCAAGCTCGATCGCGCGATCGAGCGGCAGTTCCGCGACTTCAAGAGCGAGAAGCCGGTCCCGGACGCCGTCTTCGCGCAGTACCTCCGTCAGTTCGATTACGACAAGACGCCGCTCGACGCGAAGATCGAGGAGGAGAAGGAGTTCCCGACCGGCGTCCGCCAGAAGATCACGTTCAATGCGGCGTACGGCGGCGAGCGGATGATGGCGTACCTCTTCCTGCCGCCGAAGGACAATGCGAAGCCGCCGTACCAGGTCGTCATCCAGTTTCCCGGCTCCGGCTCGATCGACACGCGATCGTCGGAGACGCTCGATGCGGGCCGCGTCGACTTCCTCGTCACGACCGGCCGCGCGATGCTCTTCCCGATCTACAAGGGGACCTACGAGCGGGGCGGCGACCTGCACACCGACTATGCGTCGCCGACGGCGCAGTATCGCGACTACGTGACGATGTGGTCGAAGGACCTCGCGCGCTCGATCGACTACGTCGAGTCGCGGAAGGATCTCGACGCCGGCAAGATCGCCTACTACGGGCTGAGCTGGGGCGGCGCGCTCGGCGCGATCCTCCCCGCCGTCGAGCACCGGATCAAGTGCAACGTCCTCTACGTCGCGGGCCTGGGATTCCAGCGCGCGCTTCCCGAGGTCGACGTCGTCAACTACGTCGGCCGCGTCAAGCAGCCGACGCTGATCCTGAACGGCGAGCTCGACTTCTTCTTCCCCGCCGAGACGTCGCAGAAGCCGATGTTCGATCTGCTGGGCGCGCCGTCCGCCGACAAGAAGCGCCTCGTCTTCCCCGGCGGCCACTCGGTCCCGCGCACCGAGATGATCAAGGAGTCGCTCGCCTGGCTCGACAAGTACCTCGGAGCAGTAAGGGGACAGTAACCAGGAGTGATGGGGGACAGCTTCCGAAACTCGCAGTTCGAGTTTCGGAAGCTGTCCCCCATCACTCCTGGTTACTGTCCCCCTACTGCTCGAGGTCGGCGGCGTCGCCCGTCGCACCGAGGCGCGTCATGACGAAGACGAGGAGGCGCTGCGCCGGCGGCATCGCGGCGTAGTCCGCGACGACTCGCTTCGCGAGGGCGGGACGGTTCGTGATCAGGCCGTCGACGCCGAGCCCGATGTACCGGAGCATCTTCGCGGGATCGTCGATCGTCCAGACGTAGACGGACTTGCCGGCGGCATGCGCGTGGCGGATGAACGCGCGCGTCGCCATGGACGCCTGAACGGCGAGGAAGTCGCCCGGAAGGCGGCTCGCGTCGCCCATCGCCTTCGCGACGAGGAGCCCCGAGGTCCACTGCGGCCGTAGCTGCTTCATCTTTGCGGTCATCGGCGCCGACAGCGACATCGTCACGATGTGATCTTGCATGCCGGCGGCCTCGACGATCTCGGCGACGCGCTCCTCGAGCCGCTCGTCGTGGCCGTAGTCCTTCAGCTCGATGTCGACCTTGCAGACGCCTTTGCAGGCGTCGAGCGCCTCGGCGAGCGTCGGCACGCGCTCGGAGGCGAATTGCGGGCCGCGATAGCTGCCGATGTCGACCGCCCGCAGCGCCGCCGCATCGCTCTCCCAGATCTTCAAGGGCGAGCGGCCGATCTTCATGAGATCGGCGTCGTGGGCGACGAGGACGATGCCGTCCCTCGACTCCTGCACGTCGAGCTCCACGAAGTCGGTGCCTTCCTGCCCCGCGAGCTTGAGCGCGGCGAGGGTATTTTCCGGCGCATCGATCGAGGCGCCCCGGTGCGCGAAGACGAGCACGGGGTGATCGGTCCACGTCGCCTTCATCAGGAAGTTGGCGAGGAGCGCGGTTGCGGGGACGGCGACGACGACGATCGCGGTGAGCGCCTTCCACGAGATGGGGAAGCGCTTGCCCTCGATCTCGATGGCACCGGCGTAAGGCTTCGGCAGCGCGATCGTCGCGGGGGCGGTCTCGACGTAGAAGGCGATCACGACCAGCGCGAACATCGCCGACACGACGACGGCGACGGCGAGCGTGACGACGAGCGCCACGACGAGCGCGAACCCGATGAACGCCAGCATCCCCGCGAGCGTCGCGCCGAAGAGCGGTGCCAGGCCCCGCCCCGAAGCGCGAAGGCCGGCGTTCGCGGCGAGAGGGGCCACGACCGCGAAAGCCGCCCACGCGGCGAGGGCGAGGGCCGCGGGCACGCGCCGCCCGGACATCCGCCGCGCGCTCTCGCCGAACGCGCGGATGGGGAGCGTGCCCTCGAAGACGACGATCGGCAGGACGAGGAGCCAGGCGGCGATCTTGCGCGCGAGCACGAACGCCATCACGGCCGCGACGACACCCGCGACCGCGACGGCGGCCAGGAACTCCGGCGGCTTCGCCGCGAGGAAATAGTTGATGTCGTGCCGGCGCAGAAAGATCCAGTAGACGCCGCCGATGGCGGCGGCGAACGGCGCCACGATCGAGAGGACGCGCGCGACGAGCTGGACGGTGAGGCGCAGCACGGCGAACGATCGCGCGGCGACGAAGGCGAAGGCATCGCGTACGCGCGGCGCGTTGCCCCTCTCGCGTGAGAGCGCGGTCGCCATCAGACAGGCCTGCTCGAGCGCGGAGACGGCGACGACGAGTCCCGAGACGAGCAGGAGAGCGACGACGCCCGGCCTCGTCGTGAAGAAGAAGAGCGCGATGTCGACGTCGGCGAGAGCGGTACGGCCGCTCCGGGCGATCAAGAGCTTGAAGAGGAGCCCGATGAGCGGCGTGAGGATCGCGAAGCCGATCGCCTTGTAGAGGAGATCGATCTCGACGAACGCGACCCAACCATGGCCGAACCGGCGCGCGGCGCCGCCGATCACGCTCCCCGCTCGACGTAACGCGTCCATGGCGTCCTCCCAACGCGCATTGTCGCCTCACGCGTCCATTCCGTGGGAGAGAATCGCAGCCGAAAGCGCGGCGCCACAGCCGTTGCGAGGCAGACGGCTCCGTCAGTGCGAATGTTCCCGCGAACGCGACCTCGATCGGTGCCTGCCCTCGAGACGGACCCTCACCGCGGCGCGCTGGCAGCTTTCTCCGCCAGCGTCGCCGTGGTCTTCTCGGGCTCGCTCTTGCCGTCGATCCGCGACAGATAGGGCATGAGCGGGGTCACCTGGAACGGCATCTTCTCCCGCGCCGAGACCAGGGCGATCTTGGCTCCCGGCATCAACGAAGCAGCCGCCGTCCACGGGTCGACGCGGACGCGGCCGCCGAGCGGAAGCGCCGCGATCTGCGTGATCGAGCCGGGGTCGAGCGCCGGCGCGGCGTCGACGATCGGCGCCATGCGGTAGACCTGGCCGTTCCCGAAGTGGGGCTGGATCAGGTACGGGAGCGCGCTCGCCTGCGCTTGCAGCGCCTTGAAGAAGAGGCCCGCCGCGGCGAGCTTGTCCTTGTAAGGCGAGTTCTTGAGGAGCGCCACGGCTTTCGCGTCGGCTTCCATCTCCTCCTGCGGCGTCCGCTCGAACTGGAAGCGCGCGACCGCCTCGCGATCGCCGACGAGCACGCGGTCGGTGAAGGCGTAGCGCGTGTCCAGCTCGTGGCCGGCCATGACGTGGCCCAGCTCGTGGGCGACGATCGCCGCGAGACTCGCTTCGTCAGGCAGCACGTCGATGAGGCCGCGGGAGAGGACGATCGTGCGTCCGATCGTGAACGACTCGAGAGGCGTCGTCAGCAG is a genomic window containing:
- a CDS encoding glycerophosphodiester phosphodiesterase family protein, whose protein sequence is MDALRRAGSVIGGAARRFGHGWVAFVEIDLLYKAIGFAILTPLIGLLFKLLIARSGRTALADVDIALFFFTTRPGVVALLLVSGLVVAVSALEQACLMATALSRERGNAPRVRDAFAFVAARSFAVLRLTVQLVARVLSIVAPFAAAIGGVYWIFLRRHDINYFLAAKPPEFLAAVAVAGVVAAVMAFVLARKIAAWLLVLPIVVFEGTLPIRAFGESARRMSGRRVPAALALAAWAAFAVVAPLAANAGLRASGRGLAPLFGATLAGMLAFIGFALVVALVVTLAVAVVVSAMFALVVIAFYVETAPATIALPKPYAGAIEIEGKRFPISWKALTAIVVVAVPATALLANFLMKATWTDHPVLVFAHRGASIDAPENTLAALKLAGQEGTDFVELDVQESRDGIVLVAHDADLMKIGRSPLKIWESDAAALRAVDIGSYRGPQFASERVPTLAEALDACKGVCKVDIELKDYGHDERLEERVAEIVEAAGMQDHIVTMSLSAPMTAKMKQLRPQWTSGLLVAKAMGDASRLPGDFLAVQASMATRAFIRHAHAAGKSVYVWTIDDPAKMLRYIGLGVDGLITNRPALAKRVVADYAAMPPAQRLLVFVMTRLGATGDAADLEQ